TCAAGAACGGCGATCCGTTCCTCTTCGGACGTGGGGCCGAGGAGGCCGAGGCGCTCCGCCGGGCGGCGGTGCCGTTCGAGGTCGTGCCGGGCGTGAGCGCGGCGCTCGCTGTCCCGGCCTACGCCGGCATTCCGGCGACGCATCGCGACCACGCCTCGCTGATCACGATCGCCACCGGCCACCAGGCACGCCCCGCTCCCGATGCCGAGCCGACCGTGCCGGCGCTTCCCTGGAGCGCGCTCGCGCGCCAGGGCGGCACGCTCGTCTTCCTGATGGGCATGCGACAGCTTCCCCTGATCATGACCAAGCTCATGGAGCATGGGCTCGCCCGGGACACGCCGGCCGCGGTCGTCGAGCGCGGCACGACCGGCCGCCAGCGGACGGTCGTCGCCACGGTCGCGACGCTCGCCGAGCGCGTGCGGGGTGCGGGTCTCGGCCCGCCCGGCGTCGTCGTGGTCGGCAATGTGGTCGGCGTCCGCGAGCGGGTGCGGTGGTTCGAGGACCGGCCGCTGTTCGGCCGCCGGGTGGTGCTGACGCGCGCGCGCGCGCAGGCCGGCGAGCTCGCGCGTCCGCTCGAGGAGGCAGGCGCGGACGTGATCGTCTTCCCGACCATCGCCATCGGCCCGCCGCGGGATCCGGCCGCCCTCGATCGTGCCGTGGCGAGCGCGTTCCAGTACGACTGGATCGTCTTCACCAGTCCGAACGGCGTGCGCGTGTTCTTCGAGCGCTTTGCGACCCAGGGGCGCGACGTCCGCGAGCTCGCCCAGGTGCGGCTCGCGGCGATCGGTCCCGAGACGGCCGCGGAGCTCGGCCGCCGCCATCTCCGCCCGGACGTCGTGCCGGCGGAGTATCGGGCGGAAGGCCTGGTGGAGGCGCTCGCCGGCGAGGACCTCCGCGGGCGGCGCTTCCTCTTGCCCCGCGCCGCCGGCGCGCGGGCCGTGCTCCCCGAAGCGCTCGCCGCCCGCGGTGCGCTGGTGGAGGAGGTCGTGGCCTACGAGGCGGTGTTGCCTCGCGATGCCGACGTCGACGGCCTCAGGGCAGCCCTCGCTGCGGGAGCCGTCGACGCGATCGCCTTCACGAGCAGCTCCACGGTGCGCAACTTCGTGGCGCTCCTCGGCGCGGACGAGGTCGGCCGTCTCGTCCGGGATGGCCGGCCGGCGATTGCCTGCATCGGCCCGGTGACCGCGGAGACGGCGCGCGCGGCCGGCCTCGTGGTGGCCGTCGAGCCGACGGCGTACACGGCCCCCGCGCTGGCCGCGGCGCTGGTCGAGCGCCTGCGCGTCCACGGTTGATGAGCGGCCCCCGTTTTTGCAAAGCTGGAGGGAGGCCATGAGCCGCTTCCCCGCCTACCGCCCGCGGCGGCTGCGCCGCAGCGAGGCGCTCCGCCGACTCGTGCGTGAGACGCGCCTCTCCTCGGACCAGCTCGTGCAGCCGCTCTTCGTCGTGCCGGGTGAGCGGGTCGAGCGCCCGGTCGAGTCGATGCCCGGGGTGGCGCAGCGCTCGGTCGACCGCGCCGCCGAGGAATGCCGCCGCCTGGCGGACCTCGGCGTCCCGGCGGTGCTCCTCTTCGGCATCCCGGAGGAGAAGGATGCGCGCGGCCGCGGCGCGACGGACCCGGACGGCATCATCCCGCGGGCATTGCGGGCCATCCGCCGGGCCGCGCCCGGCCTCGTCCTCATCACCGACGTCTGTCTCTGCGAGTACACCGATCACGGTCACTGCGGGGTCGTCCGCGAGGGCGACGTGGACAACGACGCCACCCTCGAGCTGCTCGCGGCCGAGGCGCTGGCGCACGCGCGGGCGGGCGCCGACCTGGTGGCGCCGTCGGACATGATGGACGGGCGCGTCGGCGCCATCCGGGCCGCGCTCGACGGGGCGGGCTTCGCGCACCTGCCGATCATGTCGTACGCCGCGAAGTTCGCCTCGGCGCTCTACGGCCCGTTCCGCGACGCCGCCGAGTCGACGCCCGCCTTCGGCGATCGGCGCTCGTACCAGATGGACCCGGCCAACGCGGAGGAGGCGCT
The sequence above is a segment of the Deltaproteobacteria bacterium genome. Coding sequences within it:
- the cobA gene encoding uroporphyrinogen-III C-methyltransferase codes for the protein MSVSGCVYLVGAGPGDPGLLTLRGQRCLAAADVVVHDDLVGRRLLEHVRSDAEVIAVGGAHGDPARLDQAAIERLLVARARAGKTVVRLKNGDPFLFGRGAEEAEALRRAAVPFEVVPGVSAALAVPAYAGIPATHRDHASLITIATGHQARPAPDAEPTVPALPWSALARQGGTLVFLMGMRQLPLIMTKLMEHGLARDTPAAVVERGTTGRQRTVVATVATLAERVRGAGLGPPGVVVVGNVVGVRERVRWFEDRPLFGRRVVLTRARAQAGELARPLEEAGADVIVFPTIAIGPPRDPAALDRAVASAFQYDWIVFTSPNGVRVFFERFATQGRDVRELAQVRLAAIGPETAAELGRRHLRPDVVPAEYRAEGLVEALAGEDLRGRRFLLPRAAGARAVLPEALAARGALVEEVVAYEAVLPRDADVDGLRAALAAGAVDAIAFTSSSTVRNFVALLGADEVGRLVRDGRPAIACIGPVTAETARAAGLVVAVEPTAYTAPALAAALVERLRVHG
- the hemB gene encoding porphobilinogen synthase, whose protein sequence is MSRFPAYRPRRLRRSEALRRLVRETRLSSDQLVQPLFVVPGERVERPVESMPGVAQRSVDRAAEECRRLADLGVPAVLLFGIPEEKDARGRGATDPDGIIPRALRAIRRAAPGLVLITDVCLCEYTDHGHCGVVREGDVDNDATLELLAAEALAHARAGADLVAPSDMMDGRVGAIRAALDGAGFAHLPIMSYAAKFASALYGPFRDAAESTPAFGDRRSYQMDPANAEEALREVALDIEEGADAVMVKPALPYLDVVRRVKERFGYPVAAYQVSGEYAMVKAAAARGWLDEARVVDESLVAIKRAGADIIITYFAKDVAARRLGQA